From Chromohalobacter canadensis, one genomic window encodes:
- a CDS encoding aldose epimerase family protein, translated as MTRFQTIPRLALGMGMTCLALNAAQADEMTTQTPSVEKHRFGQLPDGREVEAYHLRNGQGIDMQVITYGGIITSLRTPDAQGNVDDIVLGFDSLEDYRSEAYRKSNPYFGALIGRYGNRIAEGRFTLDGTTYELATNDGPNHLHGGDKGFDKRLWQAHSFENDTGVGVELRYTSEDGEEGYPGTLETRVRYTLTTDDKMIIDYHATTDKATPVNLTQHSYFNLEGEGSGPITDHRLMLNADAFTPIGDTLIPTGEIRAVMGTPFDFSESTVIGARIGDDNTQLEYGQGYDHNFVLMRDEAAAGELVTAARVVAPDSGRVLEVATTEPGIQFYSGNFLDGTLTGKGGEAYEKRGGFALETQHFPDSPNQADFPSTILKPGDTYESRTVWRFATQGDGS; from the coding sequence ATGACACGATTTCAGACGATTCCGCGCTTGGCGTTGGGCATGGGAATGACGTGCCTAGCGTTGAATGCGGCACAGGCAGACGAGATGACCACACAGACTCCTTCCGTCGAAAAGCATCGCTTCGGCCAACTTCCCGATGGCCGCGAGGTCGAGGCGTACCACCTACGCAACGGCCAGGGCATCGACATGCAGGTGATTACCTACGGCGGCATCATTACCTCGCTGCGCACCCCGGACGCGCAGGGTAATGTCGACGACATCGTGCTGGGGTTCGATTCCCTGGAAGACTACCGTTCCGAGGCATATCGTAAATCCAATCCCTATTTCGGGGCCCTGATCGGGCGTTATGGCAACCGTATCGCCGAGGGGCGCTTCACGCTCGATGGCACGACCTACGAGCTGGCGACCAATGACGGCCCCAATCATCTCCACGGAGGCGATAAAGGCTTCGACAAGCGGCTCTGGCAGGCACATTCCTTCGAGAACGACACCGGCGTCGGTGTCGAACTGCGCTATACCAGCGAAGATGGCGAGGAAGGTTATCCCGGGACGCTCGAGACCCGCGTGCGGTATACGCTGACCACTGACGACAAAATGATCATCGACTATCACGCCACCACCGATAAGGCGACGCCGGTCAACTTGACCCAGCACAGTTACTTCAACCTCGAGGGCGAGGGCAGCGGGCCGATCACCGATCATCGGTTGATGCTCAATGCCGATGCCTTTACCCCGATTGGGGACACGTTGATCCCGACCGGTGAGATTCGAGCCGTGATGGGCACGCCATTCGATTTCAGCGAGTCCACGGTAATCGGGGCCCGCATCGGCGACGACAATACTCAGCTCGAGTACGGCCAGGGCTACGATCACAATTTCGTGTTAATGCGTGACGAAGCGGCTGCAGGCGAGCTGGTAACGGCTGCCCGCGTCGTAGCGCCGGACAGTGGCCGTGTGCTGGAGGTCGCCACTACTGAGCCTGGGATTCAATTCTACTCGGGGAATTTTCTCGATGGCACGCTGACCGGCAAGGGGGGCGAAGCCTACGAAAAGCGTGGCGGTTTCGCACTGGAAACTCAGCACTTTCCGGATTCTCCCAACCAGGCTGATTTCCCGTCGACGATCCTCAAGCCCGGCGACACGTATGAGTCGCGCACGGTATGGCGCTTTGCCACGCAGGGCGACGGCAGCTGA
- a CDS encoding sensor domain-containing phosphodiesterase yields MTLKRHEQLRLHALHETGLLDTPPEERFDRLTRIAKQHYQVNTTLFTLIDAKRQWFKSKQNIGIETTPRRHAFCDHTIQQNSIYVVEDAANDPLFHANPLVTGTPFIRFYAGIPVRDPTGFKVGTLCLIDSNPRNASSMDFSILRSLAAILEEEIERVCTDSQAHYDAYTKKMAYAIQRVQDVFLSSEEKTPAYEALLSELLYLTDSQVGFVGEIDDKSHETSHLDITALSDITRRQSPNIRENIGTGIHIPIDGLDDLLGLPIRTRYTVSRTFESPLTLPLLFPGNYPDIHTYMGIPLHAGNEQIGLIGVANRSEGYPPSLIALLSPLLQTVETLFERERLNAVDQEKKQWLHENINIDGLTSLPNRRLLNELFQDELTAARHRRGSISVCFLDLDDFKAINDLQGHAVGDEVLRCVADRLRGAVRHHDVIARLSGDEFVIILRDVEHPRTYRHILDQLRHPMHLQGHVIELSASMGITRFPSDDSDSDLLLRHADQAMYTAKETGKNRYHFFDLESHHSQQERFAIGEQVQHALDNDQLELFYQPKLHYKTGTVSGFECLIRWHHPSGKLVYPGHFLPYIEHTKLDIELGKHVINQAVSTLETFQAQDLPYTISINLSPSHFLNDEFLDHLNTTLSRYDMAFRKRLTLEILESTALDDAGLAASNIKACQALGVQLSLDDFGTGFASLSYLRKFSTNEIKIDRSFILGMLDDPEDEMIVEAIIALSRSFNRRVIAEGVEHRATEEKLIAMGCDMGQGFLYSPALPLDEALDWAACYARP; encoded by the coding sequence TGACGCGTATTGCCAAGCAACACTATCAAGTCAATACCACGCTTTTCACGCTCATCGATGCCAAGCGCCAATGGTTCAAATCCAAGCAAAATATCGGCATAGAAACGACCCCCCGGCGACATGCCTTTTGCGACCACACTATTCAACAAAATAGTATTTATGTCGTTGAAGACGCAGCCAATGACCCTCTTTTTCATGCAAACCCGCTCGTCACCGGCACGCCCTTCATTCGATTCTATGCCGGCATCCCCGTGCGCGACCCCACAGGCTTCAAGGTCGGCACCTTATGCCTTATTGACTCCAACCCACGCAATGCATCTAGCATGGACTTCAGTATCCTGCGTAGTCTGGCAGCGATATTGGAAGAAGAAATCGAACGCGTATGCACCGACTCCCAAGCGCACTACGACGCCTATACGAAAAAAATGGCGTATGCCATTCAGCGTGTACAAGACGTCTTTTTATCCAGTGAAGAGAAAACACCGGCTTATGAAGCGTTGCTATCAGAGTTATTGTATTTAACCGATAGCCAGGTAGGTTTCGTCGGCGAGATTGACGATAAGTCGCATGAGACATCTCATCTTGATATCACGGCTCTATCCGATATAACACGGCGCCAGTCTCCCAACATCCGCGAGAATATCGGCACCGGCATCCACATACCTATCGACGGACTCGATGACCTTTTGGGACTTCCCATCCGTACTCGATATACCGTCAGCCGAACATTCGAGTCACCTCTGACATTGCCCCTTCTTTTCCCAGGCAATTACCCTGACATTCACACCTACATGGGCATCCCTTTACATGCAGGGAACGAACAGATAGGACTGATCGGTGTTGCCAACCGCAGCGAAGGCTATCCACCGTCATTGATTGCCTTGCTGTCACCGCTTTTACAAACCGTGGAAACACTGTTCGAGCGTGAACGCCTCAACGCTGTCGATCAGGAAAAAAAGCAATGGCTGCATGAAAACATCAATATCGATGGTCTCACGAGCCTCCCCAATCGCCGTCTTCTCAATGAACTTTTCCAAGATGAGCTCACTGCTGCAAGGCACCGGCGCGGTTCGATTTCGGTGTGTTTTCTCGACCTGGATGACTTCAAGGCAATCAACGACCTCCAGGGCCACGCAGTCGGTGACGAGGTGCTAAGATGCGTTGCGGATCGGCTTCGCGGCGCCGTGCGCCATCACGATGTCATTGCCCGGCTGAGTGGCGACGAGTTCGTGATCATTCTCCGTGACGTAGAACACCCAAGAACCTACCGCCATATCCTCGATCAACTGCGTCACCCCATGCATCTTCAAGGACACGTTATCGAGTTGTCCGCCAGCATGGGGATAACACGCTTTCCAAGCGATGACTCGGATAGCGACTTGCTGCTACGCCATGCCGATCAAGCCATGTATACCGCCAAGGAAACAGGGAAGAACCGTTATCATTTCTTCGATCTTGAGAGCCATCATTCCCAGCAAGAGCGCTTTGCCATCGGAGAGCAAGTGCAGCACGCTTTGGACAACGATCAACTCGAACTCTTCTATCAACCCAAGTTACATTATAAGACTGGTACCGTATCGGGATTCGAATGCCTGATACGCTGGCATCACCCGTCCGGCAAGCTCGTGTATCCGGGCCATTTCCTGCCGTATATCGAACATACCAAGCTCGATATCGAACTCGGTAAGCATGTCATCAACCAAGCAGTCTCAACCCTCGAGACGTTCCAGGCACAGGATCTGCCCTATACCATCAGCATCAACTTGAGCCCGTCCCATTTTCTCAACGACGAGTTTCTCGACCACCTGAACACCACATTAAGCCGATATGACATGGCGTTCCGCAAACGCCTGACGCTCGAAATTCTCGAAAGTACGGCACTCGATGACGCAGGCCTCGCGGCGTCGAACATCAAGGCATGTCAGGCACTGGGTGTACAACTCTCCCTCGATGACTTTGGCACCGGTTTCGCTTCATTGAGTTACCTGCGCAAGTTCTCTACCAATGAGATCAAGATCGACCGCTCGTTCATCCTCGGCATGCTGGACGACCCCGAGGATGAAATGATCGTCGAGGCGATCATCGCGCTATCCAGGAGTTTCAACCGCCGCGTGATCGCAGAAGGTGTCGAGCATCGTGCCACCGAGGAAAAGCTCATCGCCATGGGCTGTGACATGGGGCAAGGCTTTCTTTACAGCCCCGCCTTGCCCCTCGATGAAGCGCTGGACTGGGCGGCATGCTATGCGCGCCCCTGA
- the hemG gene encoding protoporphyrinogen oxidase translates to MQSEAQPDASARHAEPEARDVVVVGGGASGLMAARAAARRGLSVTLLERTPQVGGNLRTRRDGDWQIELGPNTLMMKPPLHALLDELGLLDEAQPANPTARRRYIAYRGAPVALPSHWLKAPINSLIGPRGVGALLCEPFQRRAPQAEESLADFVTRRLGRRALDHLVDPFVSGVYAGDPERLSAQAAMPRLVALEREYGSLVRGGLVRLRQARRAAPVLPREWRGQLVSFPSGLQRLAERLAEDITAQSSAAIHCECEVSAVYREGEYWRVETASGPGVRARELVLAVPAPTAAALLAPLDPDVAAPLEAIVYPPVNAVSVGFRRADIAHPLDGFGMLIPGVEHRRTLGALFSSTLFPGRAPSGHVLLTAFLGGRRQPEAAASDDDAQVAQVVADLRDLLGISGKPVWQSVSRWPQAIPQYELGHLERIAALETALEDHPGLSLIGNWRDGIAVGDCLENGRRLGERIAETLGRV, encoded by the coding sequence ATGCAGTCTGAAGCACAACCCGACGCGTCGGCTCGGCACGCCGAGCCCGAGGCGCGCGATGTGGTGGTCGTCGGCGGTGGAGCCAGCGGCTTGATGGCTGCACGCGCGGCGGCCAGGCGTGGGCTAAGCGTCACCTTGCTGGAACGTACGCCACAGGTCGGCGGTAATCTGCGTACCCGCCGCGACGGCGACTGGCAGATTGAGCTCGGCCCCAACACCCTGATGATGAAGCCGCCGCTGCATGCGTTGCTCGATGAGCTCGGCCTGCTCGATGAGGCGCAGCCTGCCAATCCGACTGCGCGGCGGCGTTACATTGCCTATCGGGGCGCACCGGTGGCGCTGCCGTCGCATTGGCTCAAGGCGCCGATCAATTCGCTGATCGGTCCGCGAGGCGTGGGCGCGTTGCTATGCGAACCCTTCCAACGGCGTGCACCGCAGGCCGAGGAAAGTCTGGCTGATTTCGTCACGCGGCGCTTGGGGCGTCGCGCGCTCGATCATCTGGTCGATCCTTTCGTTTCCGGTGTCTACGCCGGCGATCCTGAACGGCTCTCGGCGCAGGCGGCGATGCCCCGGCTGGTGGCATTGGAGCGCGAGTATGGCTCACTGGTTCGCGGGGGGCTGGTGCGGCTGCGCCAAGCGCGCCGTGCGGCCCCTGTATTGCCGCGTGAGTGGCGTGGCCAGTTGGTGAGCTTTCCCTCTGGGCTTCAACGTCTCGCCGAGCGTTTGGCTGAGGACATCACCGCCCAGTCCAGCGCGGCGATCCACTGCGAGTGCGAGGTTAGTGCCGTGTATCGCGAGGGGGAATACTGGCGTGTGGAGACGGCATCGGGGCCGGGTGTTCGTGCGCGAGAGCTGGTGCTGGCGGTTCCAGCGCCCACGGCCGCCGCGCTACTGGCACCGCTCGACCCGGACGTGGCCGCGCCGCTGGAGGCGATCGTTTATCCGCCGGTCAATGCCGTGTCAGTGGGGTTTCGTCGTGCCGATATCGCCCATCCGCTGGATGGTTTCGGCATGCTGATTCCTGGCGTCGAGCATCGCCGGACTCTGGGCGCGTTGTTTTCCTCAACGCTATTTCCTGGGCGAGCGCCTTCTGGCCATGTGTTGCTGACCGCGTTTCTCGGTGGCCGTCGCCAGCCCGAGGCTGCTGCCAGCGATGACGACGCCCAGGTGGCGCAGGTCGTCGCTGATCTCCGTGACCTGCTGGGCATTAGCGGTAAGCCGGTGTGGCAGAGCGTAAGTCGCTGGCCGCAGGCGATTCCGCAGTACGAGCTGGGGCATCTTGAGCGTATCGCTGCCCTCGAAACGGCGCTCGAGGATCATCCGGGCCTCTCGCTCATTGGCAACTGGCGCGATGGTATCGCGGTGGGAGATTGCTTGGAGAACGGACGGCGCCTCGGCGAGCGGATCGCCGAGACGCTGGGTAGGGTTTAA
- a CDS encoding NADP-dependent oxidoreductase, which translates to MESRYFTIHSHPQGLPSRDFFALESRALPELAAGEVRVQNHWLSVDPYMRGRMDGVTTYVPPFTLGEPLEGGAIGEVLESRDERFTPGDRVVHMGGWRDIAQVPGDSLQALPDLDVPPQAFLGVLGMPGMTAWTGLNRIAQLKEGERVLVSAASGAVGSLAVQLAKAKGCLVVGIAGAPEKLEWLESLGVSAVSYRDKDAQQLSADLKAASPDGFDVYYENVGGDCLEAALDNIRVGGRIAVCGLIDTYNAQTPTPGPSNLSRVLIRRARMEGFIILDAENWEHYPEFLQEIGPLVARGEIDYRETIEKGLERTPDAFLKLFEGGNTGKMLVQL; encoded by the coding sequence ATGGAATCGCGCTATTTCACCATCCATTCCCATCCCCAGGGCCTACCATCTCGAGATTTTTTCGCGCTGGAGTCCCGGGCGTTACCTGAGCTGGCAGCAGGCGAGGTCCGCGTGCAGAACCACTGGCTCTCGGTCGATCCCTACATGCGCGGGCGTATGGACGGCGTGACGACCTATGTCCCGCCCTTCACGCTGGGCGAGCCCCTCGAAGGCGGCGCCATCGGCGAGGTGCTCGAATCACGTGACGAACGCTTCACCCCCGGAGACCGCGTCGTCCACATGGGCGGCTGGCGCGATATCGCCCAGGTCCCCGGCGATAGCTTGCAGGCATTGCCCGATCTCGACGTGCCACCGCAAGCCTTTCTCGGCGTGCTCGGCATGCCGGGCATGACCGCCTGGACCGGGCTCAACCGCATTGCCCAGCTCAAGGAAGGCGAGCGCGTGCTGGTCAGCGCGGCGAGCGGCGCCGTCGGCTCCCTGGCCGTGCAATTGGCCAAGGCCAAAGGCTGCCTCGTCGTGGGGATCGCCGGTGCCCCGGAAAAGCTCGAATGGCTGGAATCGCTCGGCGTGAGCGCGGTCAGCTATCGCGACAAAGACGCGCAACAGCTCAGCGCCGACCTCAAGGCGGCCAGCCCCGACGGCTTCGATGTCTACTATGAAAATGTCGGCGGCGACTGCCTCGAGGCCGCGCTCGACAACATCCGCGTCGGGGGGCGCATCGCAGTGTGTGGCCTGATCGACACCTACAATGCCCAAACGCCCACGCCCGGCCCCAGCAACCTGTCTCGGGTGCTGATACGCCGCGCGCGGATGGAAGGCTTCATCATCCTCGACGCCGAAAACTGGGAACACTACCCCGAGTTCCTGCAAGAGATCGGCCCGCTCGTAGCGCGTGGCGAGATCGACTACCGGGAAACCATCGAGAAAGGCCTCGAACGCACACCCGACGCCTTCCTCAAACTCTTCGAAGGCGGCAACACCGGCAAGATGCTGGTCCAGCTGTAA
- a CDS encoding dicarboxylate/amino acid:cation symporter yields MRRNTVSAKQGGEGAVKALWQAYTKSSLILRVTIALVLGVVVGLVGGQDVADWLAPFGDLLLRLLKFLIVPIVLFTLMVGINQASAGSMGRVGRKVFVYYIGTSALAIAVGLAVASLFSPGSGMTLDSSAEVSVPENPGIAQVLLGVVPDNIIGAFAELNLLGIIFTAIVFGIALLKLRTSESHGALAEQLYRVIEALNEVTLKVMSGVLHYVPIGVFAIVAGTVAEQGMETLLSLGDMVLVLYIALGVHLLLYCVLMGAFGVKLRRFFREARTPMATAFATQSSSGTLPLTLDAARRMGLSRGVYGFSLPLGATINMDGAAIRIAISAVFAANVIGAPLDFTSMLEIVLIGTLVSIGTAGVPGAGIIMIATVFSQVGLPIETVALLTAIDALVGMGCTALNVTGDMVGASIIARSEEDGQRDACVDAPRS; encoded by the coding sequence ATGAGGCGAAATACGGTGTCGGCCAAACAAGGAGGAGAGGGAGCGGTGAAAGCATTGTGGCAGGCCTATACGAAGAGCTCATTGATCCTGAGGGTCACGATTGCGTTGGTACTCGGCGTCGTCGTGGGTCTGGTCGGCGGCCAGGATGTTGCGGATTGGCTGGCGCCATTCGGTGATTTGCTACTGCGGCTGTTGAAGTTTCTGATCGTGCCCATCGTGCTGTTCACATTGATGGTGGGCATCAACCAAGCCAGCGCCGGCAGCATGGGCCGCGTCGGGCGTAAGGTGTTCGTCTACTATATCGGCACCTCGGCGCTGGCGATCGCCGTGGGGTTGGCGGTGGCTTCGCTGTTTTCCCCGGGTAGCGGGATGACGTTGGATAGCAGCGCCGAGGTGTCGGTGCCGGAGAACCCAGGTATTGCTCAGGTGCTGCTTGGCGTGGTGCCGGACAACATCATCGGGGCGTTCGCCGAGTTGAACCTGTTAGGTATCATCTTTACCGCCATCGTCTTCGGCATCGCCCTGTTGAAGCTGCGGACGTCCGAGTCGCATGGGGCGCTGGCCGAGCAACTGTACCGTGTGATCGAGGCGCTCAACGAGGTCACGCTCAAGGTGATGTCGGGTGTGCTGCATTACGTGCCGATCGGCGTGTTTGCCATTGTTGCCGGTACGGTGGCCGAGCAGGGGATGGAAACATTGTTGTCGCTGGGCGACATGGTACTGGTGCTGTATATCGCTCTGGGCGTGCATCTGCTGCTCTATTGCGTCTTGATGGGGGCCTTTGGCGTCAAGCTACGGCGCTTTTTCCGCGAGGCCCGCACGCCGATGGCCACCGCCTTCGCGACCCAGAGTAGCTCCGGGACGTTGCCACTGACGCTGGACGCCGCGCGGCGTATGGGTTTGTCACGCGGTGTGTACGGCTTCAGCTTGCCGCTTGGGGCGACCATCAACATGGATGGCGCGGCGATTCGTATCGCCATTTCTGCGGTGTTCGCGGCCAATGTGATCGGCGCGCCGCTGGATTTCACCAGCATGCTGGAGATCGTGCTGATCGGCACGTTGGTGTCCATTGGCACAGCGGGCGTACCTGGGGCCGGCATTATCATGATCGCCACGGTGTTTTCGCAGGTCGGCCTGCCGATTGAGACGGTGGCCTTGCTGACCGCCATCGATGCCTTGGTGGGCATGGGCTGCACGGCGCTCAATGTCACCGGGGATATGGTCGGTGCCTCGATCATCGCCCGCAGTGAAGAAGACGGGCAACGCGATGCGTGCGTCGATGCGCCGCGCTCGTGA